From the Hordeum vulgare subsp. vulgare chromosome 1H, MorexV3_pseudomolecules_assembly, whole genome shotgun sequence genome, the window AAACGCTTATGTACACGTGCATACACTCGTGTCTATAAATACATACACACATATCTAATTCCTGTGATCACCTTCGAGAGACTGAGTTGGTATAACATTTTAAAATTTATGAAATCATCATAGACACCTCGTTGTAAACGGAACTGTTTCTTTTCATTAAATATGCATCATAAAAAGTTCTAAAATAAATTCGAAAACCAAAATTTAAAACCTGACGGACCGATAATACCACCGTCTGCTGGCAATTTATTACCCATAGGTTGGTTCGGATTGCGGTTGTGTAGCTGGGCTGCGCGTCTGTACCTTGTCGGCCCACTCTTTTGCGCGTGGCCGGTGGACTTTGTCCGCAGTGGGGCCCACTTTCTCGCAATGCCGACACGTCATCTACGGGACCCACGGCACGCGCAGCAGTTTCACGGTACAGCTAGCATCATACCTCGTCGAGCCGAACAAATGCatcagcagcggcagcggcagcggcagcataTCTCATCGAGCCCGAAACAGACCGACGACTCGGGTCACAGCGCGAGAGAGAAGGAGAGacagaggaggacgacgacgaagaggaggaggaggaggcgctaAACCCACCGGGGCCGGCGCCGCGAGACCCGAGGCCAGGCCGCATCCCATCCCGGGCGGGCGCgatggcgagcaggacggcggggcggggcgggaggCCGCTGCTGggaggcggcgccgggggcgggaGGCGCGGGAAGCCGTCCAAGGCGATCCTGGCCGCGCTGCTGCTCGCGTCGGTGGCGCTGCTGCTCCTCCTGGCGCTCGGCGCGCTCTCGCTGCCGGCCGGCTCCGGCCGCGGCGCGGTCCTCTCGCTCCCGCGCCCGCGCTTCCGCAGATCCGCGTTCGAGTCGTGCGTCCCCGTTCTTCCTCCGACGCCCACGGCCTCCGTGATCCGCCGCGTTCGTTGCCCTCCCTTTTTTTGCGCGAGATTGACgcggtgcttcttcttctccgttgTCGTTGTGCAGGAGGCTGGAGAAGGGCGGGGAGAAAGGGGAGCCCTGGACGGAGGTCCTGTCCTGGGAGCCACGGGCGTTCATCTACCACAACTTCCTCGTGAGTCTCTTGCCTTGCCCCCATTCTGTGTTTTGGTTTGGGCCGGGACGGCTGCCTCTTTATTCTTTACGTGCTTTGTTATCGGTTCTAGGATGCGCGTTGGGAGATCTTGAGATCTTTGTTGGTGATTTTAGACGATTGTTGAAATCCAGTTTAAGAGCTCGTTGTACACATTGGCCCAGCCGTACCAGATTAGATTCGTGAAGTAAAATCCGAAATGCTTGTACTTCAGTCGCAAGAATGCCGAATGAAGTTTAGTTATGATGTGAATTTGGTACAGAAAATTGTGCACTAAGGAACCAGGCGTGAGCTGGATCGCTGCTGGCATTTTGCCGTGGGAGGGCTATTGTACATGCTGGGTGTCCGGACATGGCTCTTGCTGAGTTCTACATGTGTGTTGTCCATCTAGGAATCCTCATATATATAGTCACACATAATTTGTGCTTCGAATCTGCTTGACCTTCAAGTCAGGGGCTCAAACTCGGAAGTTCAGGCACATGTGCTTGGGACAAAGAAGTAGATGATAAATATTAACACTGGCATTAGAAACTTGGCATTGTGATTATTAGTATCCAAAATGCCTTTGGAAGGTGTTTACTTCTGATGACATTGCATAATAGGAGATGAAGAAATGTCATGTGTGTTTGTTGTATTTATTATAACTGGTTAGTTCGCTTCAAATAGCGATCTGGGTATGACTGACTTTACTGCTGCTCTCAGTCCAAGGAAGAATGTGAATATTTGATTTCATTGGCAAAGCCTCACATGAAGAAATCGACAGTGGTTGATTCTGCAACTGGAGGGAGTAAAGATAGCAGGTTTGGACACTGCAAATTCTTCTTTCTTTTGGAACTGTTACGGAACCTGATGCCCACTTACGCTTAATTAAATGTATTCAGGGTGCGAACGAGTTCAGGAACATTTCTTAGAAGAGGGCAAGACAAAATTGTTCGCACCATTGAGAAAAGAATATCAGATTTCACCTTCATACCTGTAGGTATGGCGTACGTACCAATACCATGGATACTTGAAAGTTTGTTTACCTTTCTATGTTTTTGCTAGTATGCCTAGGGAAAAGATTACCACAGAACTTAAGGTCTGAATATATTTTAAATACACTGTATTGTTCATTGGAAGAACCTTTCAGCTTTAATTCAGCATAAATAAATTGAACACCACCTCAAATTATCGGAAAGTGTCATTTTGTTTAACTCAAAGTTATAACTATAGTTGCTCCTCCAAATCTGAACTGTAAGTTTGTGAACTTCAGTTTTACGCCGATGCATTAGTCTTCGTCATGGTATAATTTCAAAGTTTTGATTACCATGCAATACTGTGTGTCATTGATTTACCAAAAGTGCACTTGCTTGCGACTTAGTTTGAATAGTTCATGGAGCGTTAAGTAACCATGCAAAGTAATGTATTATTCCCTCTGTCCGATAATATAAGACATTATTACATCCAATATACTCACATATTGGATGTAATAACGTCTTATattatgagacggagggagtagtacattaTGGAGTGCAACTGCATTGCGTTTCGGTGATCTGGTGTTTTCACAGTTATGTTCAGCAAGAATTATCAAGCCTATACCAATTGGCAGCAAGGGTTCCACTAGGAGTATTAGCTTACAACCTTATGGCACTATGTTCAAGTTTACATTGCCTTTTCCTGATACTAGGTGATACTTTCGCACCCAATTGTTTGAGAATCTCATTTGAGAAGTAGAATTACACCTATCAGTAGACAAAAAGACTTTTTGGTACTCAAATAAGCTGTCAAACTATCTTATTCTTAAGTTAGCTTAGATGCTAGGTACTTGGTTTAGTTAAACATTTATTTCTTTGAGCACCTTGTCATGGACCACAGACCTGGCCCTGTGTCTGCCATTTTCGGATTTTCCCAACAAGGTCATTGCCAGCAATTTCAATTTTATAGCATACCAAGTGGTAGAAGACAAAAGTTTAAAATTGTGCATGAACATCAAATATTGGACATGGTACACTGTACCAAAATTGTTCACCAAATTCACAGTTGCACTTGGGACAGCGCCCATACATGCAGAGCATGATATCATACATGTTAAAGTCAAATATCTCATCTTTAACTACACAGTGCATGTCTACCCttacaaaaaataatataaaaaagaCACACACACTAAATTATGCACTCCACTGTGTTTAGTACATCTTCGAAACTTCTTTATGCTTTGTAAAGCCACTTGAATGAAATAAGACATGACGCGCATGCCTAACAACATAATACATGAGCTGTCTTAACTCCATTTTATGcaaaaataatactccctctgtcccaaaataactgtctcaactttgtactaactctagtacaaaattgtactaagctaaaGACACTTATTttcagacggagggagtaataattaGTGCACTGCAGAAATATCACATCGCGAGCCCTAAATGGCTGAATGTCGTTAAAAACTGCCTAGTTCAATGCTTAACCACATGAGAGTTGCACAAATAAATTTTGTTTTCTACCTACCCCTTTTGAGTTCTTGAATGTTTGAATGTTGAAGCATGGAAGCACTACTCTTTTCATTCTGTAGCTGCTTGATATTTCCTCTGGAAGTTTTCTTCAAATTTGATGCCAATTTCTTGTCTTTCTTATTCATAATCTGTGCAGAAAACGGAGAGGGCCTTCAGGTTCTCCACTATGAAGTTGGACAGAAATATGAACCTCACTTTGATTACTTCCATGATGATTTCAACACCAAAAATGGGGGCCAGCGCATAGCCACTGTTCTTATGTACCTGTATGTATTACAAATATATGCATTTTATATACATAATATGCAACATAGATGATTCAATTGACTTTTCTTTTCCAACTGATTAATTAGTTCGGATGTTGAAGAGGGCGGTGAGACCGTGTTTCCTTCTGCTAAAGTTAATAGCAGCTCAATACCATTTTATAATGAGCTGTCTGAATGTGCAAAACGGGGTATATCTGTCAAACCGAAGATGGGAGATGCATTACTTTTCTGGAGCATGAGGCCTGATGGAACCCTGGATCCCACAAGCCTCCATGGTGAGATTCTAATTCTCGGTGTAATGACAAAATTGTTATGCTTTAATGGTTCTGTCACAATATattgacttctctgtttatgtGCAATTTTCTTTAGGTGGATGTCCAGTGATAAAAGGTGACAAATGGTCATCTACAAAGTGGATTCGTGTTCATGAGTACAAAGTTTAGGCATAACAAAAACCAGGCACTTAAGGTACTAATTAATTATGTTGTACAGGTTTTTGGTTTGCCAACTACCAGGAGTAGTGGACCTCTACTCCACACTATCAACAACATTTCGGATTTATGTGAGGTCTTCTGTTTCTAATTCCTTGCAGGTCATGCACCAGTTACTAAATATGTGGACGTTACAGCACATGATGAGGTCTCCAGTTTTCCATAGAGGATCGCCTACATTTTTTTTCTCTACCTTAACCAAGGCTTTGTCTTGGTCACCTTGTTGTACATTAACTTGTTAATTAGGCTTATGAACCATGATCACTCAGAGAAGatgtatttgttgagtgtataaaTAACCATTGCCCTCCTAACGCAAATCGAGATGAGTGTCTGATAGACCAATTGGTGTGCGAGAGCATTCCTATTCTATTTGCGCAAAGCCTAATTCAAATCGAGATTTAGTTGTTACTCTCTCTATCCCTATTTACATGGGGTCCATGTATTTCGAGGTGTAACTTTGAGCATCAATTTGACCTATAAATCCTCTATAACACAAAGTTCTTTAGTTTTTAAGGCCTTACAATCAATTGGGGTCTTCAATTTAGAATTGGATCAGCCAATTTTATTTGAGTCAACAATTTCATAAGGAGCTTTCTCATTGATATTTAAGTATATTATGCTTCCTAATTGTAGAGCATTTCTCTAATGCCTTGATTTTGACTCGGTCAATCCTTGATCATGGTAATGATATCTCTAATTTCGTTAAGCTCCTCCATTTTAAAGCCCCTTGTTTaactgattttttttaatttggatTGATATACAATTGATTGAATCGTTGACCCAGGCTTTGTGGTGGGATCTCTCGATAAATGAGTGATGTGGCATTGGTTAACAAAATGAATGGGATCTCTCGATAAATGGGTGATGTGGCATTGGTTAACAAAATGAAAGTGTCATCCATGTCAGGTTTAGCGTCAATTACACACACACACGTCCAACAACGTAAACAACTTTCTCATGTATCTATATTAATTAAAAAAATGTCCTTTAATCACACGGTTAAAAAGATCCACCCAAACaccatagtaataataataaatattatACTCATGAACGATTCGTTACGGATTGGTCATATCAAACATTCTCCCACCAATCACGTCCCTGATTTTTATCATTGGCCCACTCTTTTCTTAATCTCTCTGACCAAAAATTGACACCCATTCGTAACCATGATTCCATAAAGTCTGCGTAGGGGTACAATATCTGATAGAAAAGCAAAATCCATTGTATCCACCCCGCGCCAAACTAACTGACACGCAAATAATTTTCACAACTTCAATTAATTATCACATAAATATAAAACATGTACAACCCCAAGAACATAAGCATCGCGGCAAAGCACCCACTGTCCTTCTAGCAATCCAAATCCCTACATGTACACAAGCGTTCAGGACTACACCAAggattcacacacacacacacacacacacacacacacacgcacgcacgcacgcggaAAAAACCACCATAAGCGTggagaatgattttttccagaataacTATTTGACGAACATTCGTTGGGGATGAAATTCCAGCAAACGCCCCAGAGCCGTGTGATTGGGATCAAACAGTGTCAGTTTTACACAAAACTCTAGTGATTTAAACATAATGCCATGCAGTTTTGCAAATTCGACCCCCACCCACTCTAGAAACTGCCAACCGTGTCATTGGCAAATAACATCCTGGCTAGCAAACAGTTGTTTTCTATTAACGTGCTAGCAAACAGTTGTTTTCTATTGGCGTGAGTTTTGTAGCTTGTGATGAAGGGAGAGGTTATGGCACTTTCGAGGTAAGGTTTGTTGAAAAAAAACCACTTGACTTTGTAAGATTTATCCATGTCAATCTTAAAAATGACCCCACTCATACATGCACTCTTACACGATCACAACATCTTTTAGGATGTTCTTGCCCATGCATAAAGGCCATCGACAATAAAAGGGTTGTTTGTGTTGGCCGCACAAGTGACCACATGATCAACCACTGCATTGAGTCACTATCTCGCAATCCTTGTGAAATTCTCACCTAGAGAAAATGCATCCACAATGTCGTCCACCATAGTCACCGCCCATGATTTCACCATACTCAGAAAGAACTAGCTTAACAAaggaaaaatcaccaaaaataaGGATGATATCGCGTCGCTTCCTATCATAGACACACTGTCATCTCTTCGATGGTTATGGTGAGTACCAGAACCACACCTAATAGCAATCGGCGCCAGATGCTTGTCGACAACATTGAGGCATGAGGGTTGCGCCTCACACAACCTCCCAATACAGCTGGGCCAATATTAGGTGcatcacactagtagaaaacaaggcttCGGTACATTCCTGAAATCCCATTAatcccggttcactcacgaaccgggacccatgggggcatcggtcccggttcgtgaggccagggcgccggccgggcctcgtgggccattggtcccggttcgtctgacccctttggtcccggttccagacaagaACCGAGACCAATGGGCCTCGCTCCTGGACCACAacaattggtcccggtttgtggctggaaccgggaccaatggttggcctatatataccccccgccCGCCCTTGAGCAGAGCagttgatgtttgctgtgtatccccggcaacggcgccagaaatacttctgatgtttgctgtgtatccccggcaacggcgccagaaatacttctgctactccaacaaaagaccttccaacggtgccagaaataggcacgtcgacgggagaatacttggcttgatctttctgctgcggctacgccttaagggacttcctaggcaagtatgcaaaggattttccccgtggccttggagccttgcgttggtgttccctcgaagcggaaagggtgatgtagcgtagcggtggtaagtattttcctcagtttgagaaccaaggtatcaatccagtggaggagtatctcaagatcctgcacaaacacaaaaacttgctcccagcgctatgaaggggttgtcaatcccttatagattgtttgccaagtgagaactgaaagcaacaaagtaacaaagcaaagtaaaagcggaggtgtaaacgatggatgtgaatagacccgggggccgtagtgtttactagtggcttctctcatgaaagcaagtagacggtgggtgaacaaattactgtcgagcaattgatagaaccgcgcaaagtcgtgacgatatctatgcaatgattgtttctataggcatcacgtccgaaacaagtagaccgatactttctgcatctactactattactccacacgtcgaccgctatccagcatgcatctagtgtattaagtccataagaacagagtaacgccttaagcaagatgacatgatgtagagggataatctcaaaccaatgataaaacccccaactttttacccttgatggcaactacttgatgtgtgccttgctgcccctactgtcactgggaaaggtcaccacatggtagaacccaaaaccaagcacttctcccattgcaagaatcatagatctagttggccaaacaaaacccaagacttggagagacttacaaggatatcaaatcacgcatataagaaatcagcaaagactcaaatatatatcatagataatctgatcacaaatccacaattcatcggatctcgacaaacacaccaccaaagaatattacatcggatagatctccatgaagatcatggagaacgttgtattgaagatccaagagacagaagaagccatctagctactaactacggacccgtaggtctgaagtgaactactcacgagtcattggaggggcgatgatgatgatgaagaagccctccaactccaaagtcccctccggcagggcgccgggaagggtctccagatgagatatcgcggaaacggaagcttgcggcggtgaaaaagtattttcgaggctccccttttttttgcggaatatttgggaatttataggccaaagacctaggtcagggggcggccagggtggccacaagcttgcccaacgccgcctccccctggtggcgtggtgggagcttgtgggctccctggagcccacctggcttggcccaaaggccccctggtcttcttccgttcgggaaaaaatcatttcagggtttttattctgtttggactccgttccaaaatcagatctgaaaagattcaaaaacacggaaaaaataggaactggcacttggcactgaattaataagttagtctcaaaaaaagatataaaaggtacataaaacaaccaaagaagacaagataacaacgtgaaaccataaaaaattatagatacgtttgagacgtatcaagcatccccaagcttaactcctgctcgtcctcgagtagggaagtgataagaatgaatttttgatgctttcatgctacctagcatatgcgtcctttgtaattcctcttatgtgacgtgaatgttcagatccattagattcaaaacaatagtttgctattgacgtggaaacaataataattcaagcaaactagcaaggtaatcatgaactttcaaaataacaaggccaaaagaaagttatccctacaaaagcatatagtctggctatgctctatcatcattgcacaacgaatttaaatcatgcacaaccctggtattggccaagtaattgtttcacacctttactttctcaaacattttcaactctcacgcaatacatgagcgtgagccatggttatagcactatagatggtgtggaatgtagtggaggttgcaagacaaaaaggagaagatagtcacattaactaggcatatcaatgagctgtggagatgctcatcaatagatatcaatgtgaatgagtagggattgccatacaaatgatgcactagagctacgagtatgcgaaagctcttaaagaaaactagtgggtgtgcatccaacttgcttgctcacgaagacctaaggcaattttgaggaagcctatcattggaatatacaagccaagttatataatgaaaatttcccactagctatatggtggtgacaaaatgagagactctcaatcatgaagatcatggtgctttaatatgcacaagtgtggaaaaagtggtagcattgtcccttctctctttttctctcattttattattattattttggtgggctctttggcctctttttttatgggcttctttggcctcttttatttcctcacatgggacaatgctccattaattatgatcatcacacttttaactcaaaacttagagcaactatgaccatatatggaatgccttcggaagtgtaccgtggcaatgatctagcatgtcatatacatcaatggaaacatcatgctagctatcttacgatcgtgcaaaggaaaagtagacgtggtggcacatgtcatggtggtagttgcatggcaatatatctcggaatgtctttgaaaaagccataataggtaggtatggtggctgttttgagggaggcacattgtgggttttgtgcaccggcgaaagttgcacgacactaagaagatagtgatggtggaaggtgaaagtgcatctaaaccatggactcaacattagtcatgaagaactcatatacttgttgcaaaagttttattagtaatcgaaacaaagcattcaacgcatactcctagggcaagggttggtaggtataacccatcgcgcgatcccgaccgccacgcaaaggatgacaaacaaTATACgaatcatgctcatatttcatcacatagcggttcaccatacgtgcatgctacgggaatcactaacttcaacacaagtatttctagattcacaacaccttactagcatgatttcaatattaccataaccacaactcaaaactaattgagatgaatcaaacttctctaactattcaatgcacatgaaggtggaagttttcgtatccctttggataactaccccttttgagactactttcaaagcatagatcaactaccaagccacgcaccgctgcgctctaaaagatacaagtgaagcacataaagcaaaagtatctagctcaaaagatataagtgaagctcgacaaaatcacggtgtgtgcatgtctctctctctaggtgtgcagcaaggatgattgtgacacaacaaaaataaaagactcctacgatacaatacgctccaagcaaaaacacataacatgtggtgaataaaaatatagccccaagtaacgttaccgatggattgaagacgagagaggggatgccttcccggggcatccccaagcttaggcttttacgacatccttgaatctctaggggtgccttgggcatccccaagcttgagctcttgccactctttatctctttgtccataagaacttcacccaaaacttgaaaacttcacaacacgaaacttaaacagaaactcgtgataacattagtacaagaaagcaaaccaccacttccttaggtactgtagcaaacttaaattctatttatgctgatgttgggttactgtactttcaatcttccatggataataccccccgatactatccatagtttcataaaaataagcaaccaacacaacaaaaacagaatctgttaacagcagaccagtctgtagcaatctgtatatttcgtatacctatggtacttaaaaaattctgaaaaattacgacagtctgaagaatttgcatagcaatcagcagcaaaaagaatcaactcaacagctcttacagaaaaaatcaaaattcttttcgtgagcagaaagtttgtgtcttttccagcatgaccaaacgatcatccccaagactaatcataacggttttgcttggcatgaacgcaaaaagaaacacaaaaaacacaatcacaacagaattatgaaagtgtggaaaacacaaaacagaaagaaaaatgataatttcgttgggttgcctcccaacaagcgcttttgtttaacgcccttagctaggcaaaaggcgatgctctcacaaaagacaagaattgaagcaaaccgagagcatcctaaagcatgtaaaaatcacatctaagtctaacatacttcctatgcataggcattttataggaaaacaaattgtcaagacaaccaatagctgccacatgcaaggaagaagaaaaagacaagagtAATCTCAACATcaagagaggtgatttggtaacatgaaggtttctaccacaatattttcctctctcatagcaattacatgtgggatcatattcaaattcaacaatatagctgatggggtcatagtcctagggtagggtcataggcctgccctacatgtcctacccaaagactaccccacacaaaggacaggaccttaagtatgccccgactgtattaaggtactcccatcatccagtcggtaactggcccagaatcatccagtcggagactaacattcggagagcaccgggcctaccgactggatacactcggtgggtCGTAACCTCTGTGGAGAGAAACTgccatacgtttccgggtgcatttactagcatttagagcatacgttacctgtaacgtatgcattcaatcgtcactactccacccttgaatcagaaccgttgtggagggcagcgcactctatataagccaccctcccccactggtaaaagggttagcaaatctttgtactccatatcacactcggtaacaagctccgagagcactgagacgtagggctgttacctccaccgcagaggggcctgaactcatacaacctcgccgtagctaggactctgcccatctcattcgtaccctacacatctactgtcaggcttatacccacgacaatagctatcccataggatattcttttcatgatccacatgcatgcaaagttgtcgctcttcaaaaatagtgggattatactcaaccaaagtcatgacgtctccaaaccacttccaatattattgcaaatatcatattcatcatgggctttgaacaaattttcaagatcataagaaagatcatcaccccaatcatgattattgcaacaagtagtggtcaaagcaaaactagcatccccaagcttagggttttgcatatttttagcatgattgtcactaatagaatttatagtgaaaccattgaaatcatgcttttcattcaaggagccctcgtgaatcacttcataaatttcttcctcacaattttcagattcacgcatctcaagcaaaactccatagaaatagtcaatttccctcaactcactagcaattcgttccacataagtgggtctcttaaagagattaacaaacaaagatgcaagcatattgaaggcacatggcacacaagcgaacagaaagcaagcgagaaaaagggcgaacgaaaaaaaggcaaacaaaaaaaaggcaaacgaaaacggcaaatgtgaagtgggggagaggaaaacgagagacaattagcaacaaaagtaaatgcaagagaagagtttgtgagacctacttggatagatcttgatttctcctccccggtaacggcgccagaaatacttctgatgtttgctgtgtatccccgacaacggcgccagaaatacttctaatgtttgctgtgtatccccagcaacggcgccagaaatacttctgctactgcaacaaaagaccttccaacgccgccagaaataggcacgtcgacgggagaatacttggcttgatctttctgctgcagctacgccttaagggacttcctaggcaagtatgcaaaggatttcccccgtggccttggagccttgcgttggtgttccctcgaagcggaaagcgtgatgtagtgtagcggtggtaagtatttccctcaatttgagaaccaaggtatcaatccagtggaggagta encodes:
- the LOC123432846 gene encoding probable prolyl 4-hydroxylase 3, with product MASRTAGRGGRPLLGGGAGGGRRGKPSKAILAALLLASVALLLLLALGALSLPAGSGRGAVLSLPRPRFRRSAFESRLEKGGEKGEPWTEVLSWEPRAFIYHNFLSKEECEYLISLAKPHMKKSTVVDSATGGSKDSRVRTSSGTFLRRGQDKIVRTIEKRISDFTFIPVENGEGLQVLHYEVGQKYEPHFDYFHDDFNTKNGGQRIATVLMYLSDVEEGGETVFPSAKVNSSSIPFYNELSECAKRGISVKPKMGDALLFWSMRPDGTLDPTSLHGGCPVIKGDKWSSTKWIRVHEYKV